In Ectothiorhodospiraceae bacterium 2226, a single window of DNA contains:
- a CDS encoding ion transporter has product MNMEEEHEELNRTRRELLEQVEEWMEMPMLVLGFVWLVLLVVEFTAGLSPIWQQVVTAIWITFIFEFALRFVLADRRLRYLRSNWLTAIALLLPALRMLRVVRVLRVARAARGLRLVRVLSSLNRGMRNLRTSMSRRGFGYVITLTAIVVLVGAAGMYTLEPELRNYGEALWWTSMLITSLGSDFWPQTPEGRLLTLVLAAYGFAVFGYLTAAFAAFFIGSDARATVATAGAAESINALHAQIQALRRQLPPAPEGSE; this is encoded by the coding sequence ATGAACATGGAGGAGGAGCACGAGGAGCTGAACCGCACACGACGTGAACTGCTCGAGCAGGTCGAGGAGTGGATGGAGATGCCCATGTTGGTGCTCGGCTTCGTCTGGTTGGTACTGCTGGTGGTGGAGTTCACCGCGGGGCTCTCGCCCATCTGGCAGCAGGTCGTCACGGCGATCTGGATCACCTTCATTTTCGAGTTCGCCTTGCGCTTCGTGCTCGCTGACCGGCGCCTGCGGTATCTGCGCAGCAACTGGCTGACGGCAATCGCCCTGCTGCTGCCCGCGCTGCGCATGCTGCGCGTGGTGCGGGTGCTGCGCGTGGCGCGCGCCGCGCGGGGGCTGCGCCTGGTGCGTGTCCTGAGTTCGCTCAACCGCGGCATGCGCAACCTGCGCACGAGCATGAGCCGGCGCGGCTTCGGCTACGTCATTACGTTAACGGCCATCGTCGTGCTGGTCGGGGCGGCCGGCATGTATACCCTCGAGCCGGAGCTACGCAATTACGGCGAAGCGCTGTGGTGGACGTCCATGCTGATCACCTCGCTGGGTTCGGACTTCTGGCCGCAGACCCCGGAAGGACGCCTGCTCACGCTGGTGTTGGCGGCCTACGGCTTTGCCGTGTTCGGCTACCTCACCGCCGCGTTCGCCGCGTTCTTCATCGGCAGCGACGCGCGCGCCACCGTGGCGACCGCCGGCGCCGCCGAGAGCATCAACGCGCTCCACGCCCAAATCCAAGCCCTGCGCCGGCAACTCCCGCCGGCGCCCGAGGGGAGCGAGTAA
- a CDS encoding radical SAM protein, protein MRAVLISPYELGRQPFALAHLAAVLEAAGVHTRCVDLAQQRLVEAPLADADLIVLSLGMHTATRIAVEALPRIRERAPDAWLCAFGLYAPVNEGLLRSLGVGSVFGGESEPDLVAVAQALGAGVRPAAGGVRRSGVRFMVPMRSGLPPLARYAHLVLPDGTTRQAGFAEASRGCKHLCRHCPVVPVYQGRFRAVPVDVVLADVAQQVAAGAKHISFGDPDFLNGPTHALRVVRALHTRFPALSYDATIKVEHLLAHRALLPELRATGCLFITTAAESVEDAVLERLAKGHTQADLETAVRLTRAAGIATAPTFVPFTPWSTLAGYRQLLHTLLALGLVHSVPPVQLSIRLLVPAGSYLLDLPGFAEMLQPFDPATLGYPWRHRDPRVDALQAEVQRLAAAGEAEGRPRGEIFADIWRAAHAALGEPAPTLDPARFGPLIPRLSEPWYCCAEPTEQQLQSI, encoded by the coding sequence CTGCGGGCCGTACTGATCAGTCCCTACGAGCTGGGGCGCCAGCCGTTCGCCTTGGCCCATCTCGCGGCCGTGCTGGAGGCGGCGGGGGTGCACACCCGCTGCGTCGATCTTGCGCAGCAACGTCTTGTGGAGGCCCCGCTGGCCGACGCCGATCTGATCGTGCTGTCGCTCGGTATGCACACGGCCACCCGCATCGCCGTCGAGGCCCTGCCGCGCATCCGGGAACGGGCGCCCGATGCCTGGCTGTGCGCGTTCGGGCTGTACGCGCCGGTGAACGAGGGGCTGCTGCGCAGCCTCGGCGTCGGGAGCGTGTTCGGCGGCGAGTCGGAGCCGGACCTGGTGGCGGTGGCGCAGGCGCTGGGCGCCGGCGTGCGCCCGGCGGCGGGCGGCGTGCGCCGCAGCGGGGTGCGCTTTATGGTACCCATGCGCAGCGGACTGCCGCCGCTCGCCCGCTACGCCCACCTGGTGCTGCCCGACGGGACCACGCGGCAGGCCGGGTTCGCCGAGGCCAGCCGCGGCTGCAAGCACCTGTGCCGCCACTGCCCCGTGGTGCCGGTGTACCAGGGGCGCTTCCGCGCGGTGCCGGTGGACGTGGTGCTGGCGGACGTGGCGCAGCAGGTCGCGGCGGGCGCTAAGCACATCTCCTTCGGCGACCCCGATTTCCTGAACGGGCCGACGCACGCCTTGCGCGTGGTACGGGCGCTGCACACGCGCTTCCCGGCGCTCAGCTACGACGCCACCATCAAGGTCGAGCACCTGCTCGCGCACCGCGCCCTGCTGCCGGAGTTGCGCGCCACGGGCTGTCTGTTCATCACCACCGCGGCCGAGTCGGTGGAAGACGCGGTGCTCGAGCGTCTGGCCAAGGGTCACACGCAGGCGGATCTCGAGACGGCCGTTCGCCTGACGCGTGCCGCCGGCATCGCCACGGCGCCCACCTTCGTGCCGTTCACGCCTTGGAGCACCCTGGCGGGCTACCGGCAGCTATTGCACACCCTGCTCGCGCTGGGGCTGGTGCACAGCGTGCCGCCGGTGCAACTCAGCATCCGCCTGCTGGTGCCGGCGGGCTCCTACCTGCTCGATCTGCCCGGTTTCGCCGAGATGCTGCAGCCGTTCGATCCGGCGACGCTCGGCTACCCGTGGCGGCACCGCGACCCGCGGGTGGATGCCCTGCAGGCCGAGGTGCAGCGTCTGGCCGCGGCGGGCGAGGCTGAGGGGCGGCCGCGCGGGGAGATCTTCGCCGACATCTGGCGGGCCGCCCACGCCGCGCTCGGGGAGCCGGCGCCGACGCTCGATCCGGCGCGCTTCGGCCCGCTCATCCCGCGGCTGTCCGAGCCGTGGTACTGCTGCGCCGAACCGA